In Streptosporangium album, the following are encoded in one genomic region:
- the nusA gene encoding transcription termination factor NusA codes for MSVLRSLEREKDISFDLVVKAIEDALLIAYFRSEGAAAKARAELDRQSGHVTIFAAEIDDESGEVLREFDDTPGNFSRIAATTAKQVILQQLRDAEDEINFGEFASREGELVAGVIQQGKDPRVVLVDLGRIEAVLPHNEQVPGEEYVHGERLRCYVVQVKKGHKGPSVTLSRTHPGLVKKLFALEVPEIADGTVEIAAIAREAGHRTKIAVRSRRPGVNAKGACIGPMGSRVRNVMAELHGEKIDIIDWSEDPAEFVGNALSPSRVSKVEVIDADGRAARVTVPDYQLSLAIGKEGQNARLAARLTGWRIDIRPDTQAEDAAGSADASTR; via the coding sequence ATGAGCGTCCTGCGCAGCCTGGAGCGGGAGAAGGACATCTCCTTCGACCTGGTCGTCAAGGCGATCGAGGATGCGCTACTGATCGCGTACTTCCGGAGCGAGGGCGCGGCCGCCAAGGCACGGGCCGAGCTCGACCGGCAGTCCGGGCACGTGACCATCTTCGCAGCCGAGATCGACGACGAGAGCGGGGAGGTGCTCAGGGAGTTCGACGACACCCCGGGCAACTTCAGCCGCATCGCCGCGACCACCGCCAAGCAGGTCATCCTGCAGCAGCTCAGGGACGCCGAGGACGAGATCAACTTTGGTGAGTTCGCCAGCCGTGAGGGCGAACTCGTGGCCGGGGTCATCCAGCAGGGCAAGGACCCGAGGGTCGTTCTGGTGGACCTCGGCAGGATCGAGGCGGTGCTCCCGCACAACGAGCAGGTCCCCGGCGAGGAATACGTCCACGGCGAGCGCCTCCGCTGCTACGTGGTCCAGGTCAAGAAGGGGCACAAGGGCCCCTCGGTGACGCTGTCGCGCACCCACCCCGGTCTGGTGAAGAAGCTCTTCGCCCTGGAGGTGCCCGAGATCGCCGACGGGACGGTGGAGATCGCCGCCATCGCGCGCGAGGCGGGCCACCGGACCAAGATCGCGGTGCGGTCGCGCCGCCCCGGCGTGAACGCCAAGGGCGCCTGCATCGGCCCGATGGGGTCGCGGGTGCGGAACGTGATGGCCGAACTACACGGTGAGAAGATCGACATCATCGACTGGTCGGAGGATCCTGCGGAGTTCGTGGGGAATGCGCTTTCGCCCTCTCGCGTTTCCAAGGTTGAAGTAATCGATGCCGACGGTCGCGCCGCGCGTGTGACCGTGCCTGACTACCAGCTCTCCCTCGCGATCGGCAAGGAAGGGCAGAACGCCCGGCTGGCGGCGAGGCTCACCGGATGGCGCATCGACATCCGTCCGGATACCCAAGCGGAGGACGCGGCCGGTTCCGCAGATGCGTCCACACGGTAA
- the rimP gene encoding ribosome maturation factor RimP — protein sequence MGSATSRDRLMKLLEPVTLASGLDLEDVTVTPAGKRRLLRVVVDRDGGVSLDDVAEVSLAVSTALDADDVMGTTPYVLEVSSPGVDRPLTEPRHWRRAVKRLVKAELRDGTSVEGRIVATDETGVELDVAGASRRIEYEDLTRGRVQVEFRRLDDAEDDGEDGDEG from the coding sequence ATGGGCAGCGCCACATCCCGCGACCGCCTGATGAAGCTTCTGGAACCTGTCACCCTCGCCTCCGGGCTCGACCTGGAGGATGTCACGGTCACACCGGCGGGCAAGCGGCGGCTGCTGCGCGTCGTCGTCGACCGTGACGGTGGTGTGAGCCTGGACGACGTCGCCGAGGTCAGCCTCGCCGTCTCCACCGCGCTGGACGCCGACGACGTGATGGGGACCACCCCCTACGTGCTTGAGGTCTCCTCGCCTGGAGTCGACCGCCCGCTCACCGAGCCGCGCCACTGGCGCAGGGCGGTGAAGCGGCTGGTCAAGGCCGAACTGCGGGACGGCACCTCGGTGGAGGGCCGGATCGTCGCCACCGACGAGACCGGTGTGGAGCTTGACGTTGCGGGCGCATCGCGCCGCATCGAGTATGAGGACCTGACCCGAGGCCGGGTACAGGTGGAATTCCGCCGGTTGGACGACGCCGAAGACGACGGCGAAGACGGCGACGAAGGCTAA
- the infB gene encoding translation initiation factor IF-2 — MAKVRVYELAKEFGVESKVVMAKLQEMGEFVRSASSTIEAPVVRRLTEALGGPPRGSSDKGGNRTPRPPQAAPRPAESQAGSGAPAAPSSIPKPGPAPKPGPRPSPAARPAAPAPQVPPVVPEPQQAPAQQQPPSPVQPPRFEAPRPEAGRPAASGPKPGPRPAPAPRPGPAARPEAARPEGRPSGGPGGAPSGPRPGAGAPGPKPGPRPGPRGPRPGNNPFSSNASGMGQARPPRPGGPGGPGGREGGPGDRGPRPGGPRDDRGPREQGQRDGAGPRPPGARSGPPGAAGPRPGPGAGGPRPGGGAGAGGPRPGGPRPSPMMMPQGRPAGPGGGAGRPGPGGGGGRPGGGGGRPGGGGGRPGGGGGFAGRPGGGGGAGRPGTGTGGPGGGGGGFAGRPGGGGRGRGGGTAGAFGRPGGRPTRGRKSKRQRRQEFDNMQAPAIGGVQAPRGNGQTIRLSRGASLSDFADKIGAIPASLVQIMLHLGEMVTATQSVNEETLQLLAAELDYNLLVVSPEEEDRELLETFDIEFGEDEGDESDLVARPPVVTVMGHVDHGKTKLLDAIRHTNEVAREAGGITQHIGAYQVATEHEGQDRRITFIDTPGHEAFTAMRARGAKVTDIAVLVVAADDGVKPQTIEALNHAQAADVPIVVAVNKVDKEGADPGKVRAQLTEYGLVAEEYGGTTMFVDISAKNGIGIEQLLEAILLTADAELDLRANATMDAQGVAIEAHLDRGRGPVATVLVQRGTLRVGDSIVCGEAFGRVRAMLDDNGEAIQEADPSRPVLVLGLTAVPGAGDNFIVVTDDRMARQIAQQRAARKRIADMARSGRRRTLEELFSEMEKGQVDELKLIIKGDVSGSVEALEDALLKIDVGDEVRLRVLHRAVGAITEYDVNLAVADDNAVIIGFNVRPEVRARDLAEREGVDIRYYSVIYQAIEEIEAALKGMLKPEFEEVQMGTAEVREVFKVPKIGNIAGALVRSGTIVRNSKARIIRGGVVISDNLTVSSLRRFKDDATEVREGYECGIGVGYSDIKIDDVIETFEMREKPRV, encoded by the coding sequence GTGGCGAAGGTCCGGGTATACGAGCTCGCCAAGGAGTTCGGTGTGGAGAGCAAGGTCGTCATGGCCAAGCTCCAGGAGATGGGCGAGTTCGTGCGTTCGGCGTCCTCGACTATCGAAGCACCGGTAGTCCGTAGGCTCACGGAAGCTTTGGGCGGTCCCCCCAGGGGGTCGTCCGACAAGGGTGGTAACAGAACGCCCAGGCCGCCTCAGGCGGCCCCCCGGCCGGCTGAGAGCCAGGCCGGAAGCGGCGCCCCGGCGGCGCCGTCATCCATTCCCAAGCCGGGACCGGCTCCCAAGCCGGGTCCGAGGCCCAGTCCCGCAGCGCGTCCGGCGGCCCCCGCGCCGCAGGTTCCGCCCGTGGTTCCCGAGCCTCAGCAGGCGCCTGCGCAGCAGCAGCCGCCCTCGCCGGTTCAGCCGCCGCGTTTCGAGGCTCCGCGCCCCGAGGCCGGCCGTCCCGCGGCTTCCGGCCCCAAGCCGGGTCCGCGCCCGGCTCCGGCACCGCGTCCGGGTCCGGCCGCTCGGCCCGAGGCCGCGCGTCCGGAAGGCCGCCCCTCCGGCGGTCCGGGCGGAGCCCCTTCGGGCCCCCGGCCCGGTGCGGGCGCTCCCGGCCCCAAGCCGGGTCCGCGTCCGGGTCCGCGTGGCCCGCGTCCCGGCAACAACCCGTTCTCGTCGAACGCCAGCGGCATGGGCCAGGCCCGTCCTCCGCGTCCCGGCGGCCCGGGTGGTCCCGGCGGCCGTGAAGGCGGCCCCGGCGACAGGGGCCCGCGTCCTGGAGGCCCCCGCGATGACCGCGGTCCCCGCGAGCAGGGACAGCGCGACGGCGCCGGTCCCCGCCCGCCGGGCGCCCGCTCCGGTCCTCCCGGTGCCGCCGGCCCGCGTCCGGGTCCCGGTGCCGGTGGTCCTCGTCCCGGCGGCGGCGCCGGTGCGGGTGGCCCGCGTCCCGGTGGTCCCCGTCCCAGCCCGATGATGATGCCGCAGGGCCGTCCTGCCGGTCCCGGTGGCGGCGCAGGCCGTCCCGGCCCCGGTGGCGGCGGCGGTCGTCCCGGTGGCGGCGGTGGCCGTCCCGGTGGCGGCGGCGGTCGTCCCGGTGGCGGTGGCGGTTTCGCCGGCCGTCCGGGTGGCGGTGGCGGCGCAGGCCGTCCCGGCACCGGCACCGGCGGTCCCGGTGGCGGCGGCGGCGGTTTCGCCGGCCGTCCCGGTGGCGGCGGCCGTGGCCGCGGTGGCGGTACGGCCGGTGCCTTCGGGCGTCCGGGCGGACGCCCGACCCGTGGCCGCAAGTCCAAGCGCCAGCGGCGTCAAGAGTTCGACAACATGCAGGCCCCGGCGATCGGTGGCGTGCAGGCTCCTCGCGGCAACGGTCAGACGATCCGCCTGTCGCGCGGTGCCTCCCTGTCGGACTTCGCCGACAAGATCGGCGCGATCCCCGCGTCCCTGGTGCAGATCATGCTGCACCTGGGCGAGATGGTGACCGCCACGCAGTCGGTCAACGAGGAGACGCTGCAGCTTCTCGCCGCCGAGCTCGACTACAACCTGCTTGTGGTCAGCCCGGAGGAGGAGGACCGCGAGCTCCTGGAGACCTTCGACATCGAGTTCGGCGAGGACGAGGGCGACGAGTCCGACCTGGTCGCGCGTCCGCCGGTGGTGACCGTCATGGGTCACGTCGACCACGGTAAGACCAAGCTGCTCGACGCCATCCGGCACACCAACGAGGTGGCGCGCGAGGCCGGTGGGATCACCCAGCACATCGGTGCCTACCAGGTCGCCACCGAGCACGAGGGCCAGGACCGTCGGATCACCTTCATCGACACCCCGGGTCACGAGGCGTTCACCGCCATGCGTGCCCGTGGTGCGAAGGTCACCGACATCGCGGTCCTGGTCGTCGCGGCCGACGACGGTGTGAAGCCGCAGACCATCGAGGCGCTGAACCACGCCCAGGCGGCCGACGTGCCGATCGTGGTCGCGGTCAACAAGGTCGACAAGGAGGGCGCCGACCCGGGCAAGGTCCGGGCCCAGCTCACCGAGTACGGCCTGGTCGCCGAGGAGTACGGCGGCACCACGATGTTCGTCGACATCTCCGCCAAGAACGGGATCGGCATCGAGCAGCTGCTCGAGGCCATCCTGCTCACCGCGGACGCCGAGCTCGACCTGCGGGCCAACGCCACGATGGACGCCCAGGGCGTCGCGATCGAGGCGCACCTCGACAGGGGCCGCGGCCCGGTCGCGACCGTGCTGGTCCAGCGCGGCACGCTCCGCGTCGGCGACTCGATCGTCTGTGGCGAGGCCTTCGGCCGCGTCCGGGCGATGCTGGACGACAACGGCGAGGCGATCCAGGAGGCCGACCCGTCGCGTCCGGTGCTGGTCCTCGGTCTGACCGCGGTGCCGGGTGCCGGTGACAACTTCATCGTCGTCACCGACGACCGGATGGCGCGTCAGATCGCCCAGCAGCGTGCGGCCCGCAAGCGCATCGCGGACATGGCCAGGTCCGGCCGTCGCCGCACCCTCGAAGAGCTCTTCAGCGAGATGGAGAAGGGCCAGGTCGACGAGCTCAAGCTCATCATCAAGGGTGACGTCTCCGGTTCGGTCGAAGCTCTCGAGGACGCGCTGCTCAAGATCGACGTCGGCGACGAGGTGCGCCTGCGGGTGCTCCACCGTGCCGTCGGTGCGATCACCGAGTACGACGTCAACCTGGCGGTCGCCGACGACAACGCCGTCATCATCGGTTTCAACGTGCGCCCCGAAGTCCGGGCCCGCGACCTGGCCGAGCGCGAGGGCGTCGACATCCGCTACTACTCGGTCATCTACCAGGCGATCGAGGAGATCGAGGCGGCCCTCAAGGGCATGCTCAAGCCCGAGTTCGAAGAGGTCCAGATGGGCACCGC
- a CDS encoding YlxR family protein produces MRPHGKLEYGGQVVPLRTCVGCRVRTVSSELLRLVVVEDVIVPDLRRRLQGRGASLHPSLSCLELAERRRAFPRAFRVVGPLDLSQVRGHLEEVHAERIG; encoded by the coding sequence ATGCGTCCACACGGTAAGCTGGAATATGGTGGCCAGGTCGTCCCGCTGAGAACATGTGTGGGGTGCCGGGTTCGCACGGTCTCCTCCGAGCTGCTCCGCCTGGTGGTGGTCGAGGACGTCATCGTCCCTGACCTGCGACGACGGCTTCAGGGACGTGGTGCTTCGCTGCATCCCTCCCTGAGCTGTCTGGAACTCGCCGAGCGTCGCCGAGCGTTTCCGCGCGCATTTCGCGTGGTGGGTCCGCTTGATCTGTCGCAGGTGCGAGGCCACTTGGAAGAGGTTCACGCTGAAAGGATCGGGTGA
- a CDS encoding ferritin-like domain-containing protein codes for MSVDRALGTALAAEHAAVYAYGVIGARTTGELRAVATDAFNAHRARRDQLRTLVIARGSTPAEPDSSYRLPVTPTTAAQAVELAVLVERGVTGAYLELTASGDPALRKMAALAMQECVVRSYGLRPAIETFPGMPVRPDPTPTATAPSS; via the coding sequence GTGAGTGTCGACCGGGCGCTCGGCACGGCCCTGGCGGCCGAGCACGCGGCCGTCTACGCCTACGGGGTCATCGGGGCCCGGACCACGGGAGAGCTGCGCGCCGTGGCGACCGACGCCTTCAACGCCCACCGCGCCCGCCGCGATCAGCTCCGCACCCTGGTCATCGCCCGTGGGAGCACCCCGGCCGAGCCGGATTCGAGCTACCGGCTGCCGGTCACCCCGACCACGGCGGCCCAGGCCGTCGAGCTGGCCGTGCTGGTCGAGCGAGGAGTGACGGGCGCCTATCTGGAGCTGACCGCGTCCGGCGACCCGGCTCTGCGGAAGATGGCCGCGCTGGCCATGCAGGAATGCGTGGTCCGTTCGTACGGCCTGCGCCCGGCCATCGAGACCTTCCCCGGAATGCCCGTGCGGCCCGATCCCACCCCCACGGCGACGGCTCCGTCCTCTTGA